Proteins encoded by one window of Hyphomicrobium nitrativorans NL23:
- the glcF gene encoding glycolate oxidase subunit GlcF, which produces MQTNFSPEQLADPRTAEADRILKRCVHCGLCTAVCSTYVVLGDERDSPRGRIYLIKDMLERQDERAPTHEVRHHLDRCLTCLSCMTTCPSGVDYMHLVDAARAHIEERTQRSFKERALRAMLAFVLPYPMRFRLALKAAGLGRPLIPLFERFGLKEVAAMLALAPKEGVSREGRFRGAGTAVTHSERRARVILMTGCVQPVLRPDINDATIRLLARRGVDVIVSHGAGCCGALVHHLGQETEAHQHARRNVDAWSKEVERGEVDAIIVNASGCGTTVKDYGHMLRHDPAYAARAARISALARDVSEFLHEYQLGAPERWSSIRVAYHSACSLQHGQRVHDEPRALLKQAGFAVVDVPEGHICCGSAGTYNILQPEIAGELRARKQKNIRTTRADVVAAGNIGCMTQLAGGLDVPFVHTVELLDWAYGGPVPAGLEHLAPFVSDVPRPRRHVADYIET; this is translated from the coding sequence ATGCAGACGAACTTCAGCCCTGAGCAGCTCGCCGATCCGCGTACGGCGGAGGCCGACCGCATTCTCAAGCGGTGCGTGCACTGCGGGCTGTGCACCGCCGTGTGCTCCACCTACGTGGTGCTCGGCGACGAGCGGGACAGTCCGCGCGGGCGCATCTATCTCATCAAGGACATGCTGGAGCGGCAGGACGAGCGCGCGCCCACGCATGAGGTTCGCCATCATCTCGACCGCTGCCTGACGTGCCTCTCCTGCATGACGACGTGCCCGAGCGGGGTGGATTACATGCACCTCGTCGATGCGGCGCGGGCGCATATCGAGGAGCGGACCCAACGCAGCTTCAAGGAGCGGGCGTTGAGGGCGATGCTCGCGTTCGTGCTCCCTTATCCGATGCGGTTCCGCCTGGCGCTCAAGGCCGCCGGGCTCGGACGGCCGCTCATTCCGTTGTTCGAGCGGTTCGGGCTCAAGGAAGTGGCGGCGATGCTCGCGCTCGCTCCGAAAGAGGGCGTTTCGCGCGAGGGCCGCTTCCGGGGCGCGGGAACGGCCGTGACCCACAGCGAGAGGCGCGCGCGCGTGATCCTCATGACGGGTTGTGTGCAGCCCGTGCTGCGGCCCGACATCAACGACGCGACCATCCGGTTGCTCGCGCGGCGCGGGGTCGATGTCATCGTTTCGCACGGCGCGGGCTGCTGCGGCGCTCTGGTGCATCATCTCGGCCAGGAGACGGAGGCACATCAGCATGCGCGCCGCAACGTCGATGCCTGGTCGAAGGAGGTGGAGCGGGGCGAGGTGGATGCGATCATCGTCAATGCCTCGGGTTGCGGGACGACGGTGAAGGACTACGGGCACATGCTCCGGCACGATCCGGCCTATGCGGCGCGCGCGGCGCGCATCTCGGCTCTGGCGCGGGACGTTTCCGAATTTCTCCACGAGTATCAGCTCGGCGCGCCTGAGCGCTGGTCGTCCATCCGGGTGGCGTATCACTCGGCCTGCTCGCTGCAGCACGGGCAGCGCGTGCACGACGAGCCGCGCGCGCTTCTGAAGCAGGCGGGCTTTGCTGTGGTCGATGTGCCGGAAGGCCACATTTGCTGCGGTTCGGCAGGCACATATAACATCCTGCAGCCGGAGATCGCGGGCGAACTCAGGGCACGCAAGCAGAAGAACATCCGCACGACGCGCGCGGACGTGGTGGCCGCCGGCAACATCGGCTGCATGACGCAGCTTGCAGGCGGGCTGGACGTTCCCTTCGTGCATACGGTGGAGCTGTTGGACTGGGCCTACGGCGGGCCGGTTCCAGCCGGTCTCGAACACCTGGCCCCCTTCGTCAGCGATGTGCCACGGCCCCGCCGGCATGTTGCCGACTACATCGAGACTTGA
- a CDS encoding metallophosphoesterase: MTSNLNEAPLLGRVDRRDEWGPFDIIGDVHGCAGELESLLVRLGYDVRWSGVPGAVDVSVTPPAGRRAIFVGDLIDRGPRAPDVLRIVMSMVESGAAMAVPGNHDVKFMRWLDGKKVAPTHGLDRTIAQFEAEPRAFPARVKTFFEALPVYLWLEGGRLAVAHAGIKDEMLGEISGEVRRFCLYGETSGETDEFGLPIRYHWAAEYRGRTTVVYGHTPVPAADWVNNTICIDTGCCFGNALSALRWPEREIVSVAAERVYTVPVRPFGHPPPRPGAVI; encoded by the coding sequence ATGACTTCAAACCTCAACGAGGCCCCTTTGCTCGGCCGGGTGGACCGGAGAGACGAGTGGGGGCCCTTCGACATCATTGGCGACGTGCACGGATGCGCGGGCGAGTTGGAGTCGCTTCTCGTGCGGCTGGGCTACGACGTGCGCTGGAGCGGTGTTCCCGGTGCGGTGGACGTCAGCGTGACGCCGCCTGCGGGTCGTCGCGCGATCTTCGTCGGCGATCTCATCGACCGCGGTCCGCGCGCGCCTGACGTGCTGCGGATCGTGATGAGTATGGTCGAGAGCGGGGCGGCGATGGCCGTGCCCGGCAATCACGACGTGAAGTTCATGCGCTGGCTCGACGGCAAGAAGGTCGCGCCCACGCATGGGCTCGACCGGACCATCGCGCAGTTCGAAGCCGAGCCGCGTGCGTTTCCAGCGCGCGTGAAGACGTTCTTCGAGGCACTGCCGGTCTACCTGTGGCTGGAAGGCGGGCGGCTTGCGGTCGCGCACGCAGGCATCAAGGATGAGATGCTGGGCGAAATATCGGGCGAAGTGCGCCGGTTTTGTCTTTACGGCGAGACGTCGGGCGAGACCGACGAATTCGGCTTGCCGATCCGCTATCACTGGGCGGCGGAGTATCGCGGGCGGACGACGGTTGTTTACGGCCATACGCCGGTGCCGGCGGCGGATTGGGTGAACAACACCATCTGCATCGATACGGGATGCTGTTTCGGCAATGCGCTTTCGGCGCTGCGGTGGCCCGAGCGGGAGATCGTGTCGGTTGCGGCCGAACGCGTCTATACGGTGCCGGTGCGGCCATTCGGGCATCCGCCACCGCGGCCGGGGGCGGTGATTTAA
- the mepA gene encoding penicillin-insensitive murein endopeptidase: protein MVFSRRTATRAAIWLSVPLTVLATAIGVGTTLTSAGTVQAASVAIPLPARKPPVPASAANYGIKKKAPTAKQLFGTVKTGAPIAARAVGFYAKGCLAGAKALAVDGPGWQVMRLSRNRNWGHPKLVSLVERLARETTDAKEWPGLLVGDISQPRGGPMVSGHTSHQIGLDADVWLTPMPDRTLTKREREDMSAVSMLAADRVSVNRKVWGEGQEKLIKRAASYPEVERVLVHPALKKALCESPGADPSWLRKVRPVFGHFYHFHIRMRCPANSTSCQAQHAVGEDDGCGKELDQWLKRVAPKPPAPPAQAKKPPAKPAPPRLPKPEMTLADLPDECSTVLKAGGHTPPTEYQKVVDRSKNAAPPKDAAPATTTSLTNNR from the coding sequence ATGGTTTTCTCCCGACGCACAGCAACACGCGCCGCAATCTGGCTTTCCGTCCCGCTGACCGTACTTGCCACGGCCATCGGCGTCGGAACGACGCTCACGTCGGCAGGGACGGTGCAAGCGGCAAGCGTGGCCATTCCCTTGCCGGCAAGAAAACCACCCGTTCCGGCCAGCGCGGCGAACTACGGGATCAAGAAAAAGGCCCCCACGGCCAAGCAGCTTTTCGGCACCGTGAAAACCGGCGCGCCCATCGCGGCCCGCGCCGTCGGCTTCTATGCGAAAGGCTGTCTCGCAGGCGCCAAGGCCCTCGCCGTCGACGGCCCCGGCTGGCAAGTCATGCGCCTCTCGCGCAACCGCAACTGGGGCCATCCGAAACTCGTCTCGCTCGTCGAACGCTTGGCGCGCGAAACGACGGATGCCAAAGAATGGCCCGGCCTGCTGGTGGGCGACATCTCGCAGCCACGTGGCGGGCCGATGGTCTCCGGCCACACCAGCCATCAGATCGGCCTCGATGCTGACGTCTGGCTCACGCCAATGCCCGACCGCACCCTCACCAAACGCGAGCGCGAGGACATGTCGGCCGTCTCGATGCTTGCCGCCGACCGCGTCTCCGTCAATCGAAAGGTATGGGGCGAAGGCCAGGAAAAGCTCATCAAACGCGCCGCGTCCTATCCCGAGGTCGAGCGCGTCCTCGTCCATCCTGCGCTGAAGAAAGCGCTCTGCGAATCGCCGGGCGCCGATCCCTCGTGGCTACGCAAGGTGCGCCCCGTCTTCGGCCATTTCTACCACTTCCACATCCGCATGCGCTGCCCCGCGAATTCCACGAGCTGCCAGGCGCAACATGCCGTGGGCGAGGATGACGGCTGCGGAAAGGAACTCGATCAGTGGCTCAAGCGCGTCGCGCCCAAGCCGCCCGCGCCGCCGGCACAAGCCAAAAAGCCGCCGGCCAAGCCCGCACCCCCACGGCTGCCGAAGCCCGAGATGACGTTGGCCGACCTCCCGGACGAATGCAGCACCGTGCTGAAGGCAGGCGGGCACACGCCCCCGACCGAATATCAAAAGGTCGTCGACCGCTCCAAGAACGCCGCACCTCCGAAGGACGCGGCACCGGCAACCACAACGTCGCTCACGAACAATCGCTGA